From Chryseobacterium tructae, one genomic window encodes:
- a CDS encoding biotin--[acetyl-CoA-carboxylase] ligase, translating into MSQLFYLKECSSTNDEISKFLLYENSDFIGLHTFNQTKGRGQYGNVWTPTAGKNLAYTLAVDTQNIVCSDFIFNYYTAIIVRDFLANLADYDVKIKWPNDIILKGKKIVGILIEKKKINQNNYFIIGTGINILQDKFEEISNAGSLLTQTGKEFDIEALTLSFHEFLSEKLKNIPSDQEILDRFNESLFRKDEISVFEIQKERQNGIIRNADEKGELWIELEKDGMSSFYHKEVKLLY; encoded by the coding sequence ATGAGTCAACTCTTCTATCTGAAAGAATGTTCTTCTACTAATGACGAAATATCAAAGTTTTTACTTTATGAAAATTCAGATTTTATTGGATTGCATACTTTTAATCAAACTAAAGGTCGTGGTCAGTATGGAAATGTCTGGACTCCGACTGCCGGAAAAAACCTGGCATATACGCTGGCAGTAGATACTCAGAACATTGTATGTTCCGACTTTATATTCAATTATTATACCGCAATTATTGTCAGAGATTTCCTTGCCAATTTGGCTGATTATGATGTAAAAATCAAATGGCCGAATGATATTATCCTTAAAGGTAAAAAAATCGTTGGAATTTTGATTGAAAAGAAAAAAATTAATCAGAATAATTATTTTATTATAGGTACCGGAATTAATATTCTTCAAGATAAATTTGAAGAAATATCGAACGCTGGCTCACTTCTAACGCAGACAGGTAAGGAATTTGATATTGAAGCCCTCACTTTAAGCTTTCACGAATTTTTATCAGAAAAACTAAAAAACATTCCTTCTGACCAGGAAATTCTGGACAGGTTCAACGAAAGTCTTTTCCGAAAAGATGAGATCTCAGTATTTGAAATTCAAAAAGAAAGACAAAATGGCATCATCCGAAATGCGGATGAAAAAGGAGAGCTATGGATCGAATTGGAAAAAGATGGAATGTCTTCTTTTTACCACAAAGAAGTAAAGCTCCTTTACTGA
- a CDS encoding DUF4296 domain-containing protein: MKKLILVFAFLGLFSCSDYIDKPKNLVDQDIMADVIADLIINDQANFMFRDRNMEAGTRFILKSHNVKPDDFVESFKYYVIKEEMEGIANEAQQILLKKDPKAEKYVKDKLKQAELGVPQR, encoded by the coding sequence ATGAAAAAGTTGATCCTTGTTTTTGCCTTTCTGGGGCTGTTTTCATGCAGTGATTATATTGATAAGCCTAAAAATCTGGTTGATCAGGATATTATGGCTGATGTTATTGCTGATCTGATTATTAATGATCAGGCTAACTTTATGTTTCGGGACAGAAATATGGAAGCAGGTACCCGATTTATTTTAAAATCACACAATGTAAAACCTGATGATTTTGTCGAAAGTTTTAAATACTATGTGATTAAAGAAGAAATGGAAGGGATAGCAAATGAAGCACAGCAGATTTTACTAAAGAAAGATCCTAAGGCCGAAAAATATGTAAAAGATAAGCTGAAGCAAGCCGAATTAGGAGTGCCTCAGAGATAA
- a CDS encoding DUF4271 domain-containing protein, translating into MPSSPNYINYVRIPENNDWVIFILIGCIFLYVFMMNIIERDASLKDFLLQKYFDASNNLPSWIITSCVITLTLSVLISQYIPVVPKYIADLQVLGYQLNKFGYTLLAVIFFYLIKSTLGFLFYQSIGDGKKWTIFYFTSTKFYFILSFLLIILCVTHYYFPIDRNKMFLYYFSFFSFVFIFKVFFYLFHKNKILPEKWYYKFLYICTLQIAPLLLLWKLLFF; encoded by the coding sequence TTGCCATCGTCACCGAACTACATCAATTATGTAAGAATACCTGAGAACAACGATTGGGTCATTTTTATACTTATAGGCTGTATCTTTTTATATGTTTTCATGATGAACATTATAGAAAGAGATGCGAGTCTTAAAGATTTTCTGCTTCAAAAGTATTTTGACGCGAGTAACAATCTACCAAGCTGGATTATCACCTCCTGTGTGATTACTCTTACTTTATCTGTTCTGATTTCACAATACATTCCGGTAGTTCCGAAATATATTGCAGATCTACAGGTTCTGGGATATCAGCTTAATAAATTTGGATATACGCTGCTGGCAGTTATCTTTTTTTATCTGATCAAGTCAACATTGGGTTTTTTATTTTACCAAAGTATCGGGGATGGAAAGAAATGGACTATTTTTTATTTCACCTCGACAAAGTTCTATTTTATTCTGTCATTTTTGTTGATAATTTTGTGTGTAACCCACTATTACTTCCCTATAGACAGAAATAAAATGTTCTTATATTATTTCTCCTTCTTTTCTTTTGTATTCATTTTCAAAGTTTTTTTCTATTTATTTCACAAGAACAAGATTCTTCCGGAGAAATGGTATTATAAATTTTTGTATATTTGCACGCTCCAAATCGCACCATTATTACTGCTTTGGAAATTGTTATTTTTTTAA
- a CDS encoding uroporphyrinogen-III synthase, with protein sequence MRIKSILVSQPAPSESSPYLDIAKKEKIKIDFRPFIHVEGVDNKELRTQKIDLTQYTGIIFTSKNAIDHYFRLAEELRFAVPDTMRYICQSEAIANYLQKHIVYRKRKISFGEKNFSDLLPLFKKFPTEKYLLPSSDVLSPDIVKTLDSANIEWTRAIMYRTVCSDLTDINIKDYDMLIFFSPQGIKSLQQNFPDFKQDETKIGVFGNTTLAAAEEAGLKVDLMAPTKETPSMTMALEKYIKALHK encoded by the coding sequence ATGAGAATAAAGTCCATATTGGTTTCTCAACCAGCGCCTAGTGAATCTTCTCCATATCTGGATATAGCGAAGAAGGAAAAAATAAAGATTGATTTCCGTCCATTTATCCACGTTGAAGGGGTTGACAATAAAGAACTCAGAACTCAGAAAATAGATCTGACGCAATATACCGGTATCATTTTTACCAGTAAAAATGCTATTGACCATTACTTCAGACTTGCAGAAGAATTGCGTTTTGCAGTTCCGGATACAATGAGATATATCTGTCAGTCGGAAGCTATTGCCAACTATCTTCAGAAACACATTGTGTACAGAAAAAGAAAAATCAGCTTTGGGGAGAAAAACTTCTCAGACCTTCTTCCTCTGTTCAAGAAATTTCCTACTGAAAAATATCTGTTGCCATCTTCAGATGTTTTAAGCCCGGATATTGTAAAAACTTTGGATTCTGCCAATATAGAATGGACAAGAGCAATCATGTACCGTACTGTATGCAGTGACCTGACGGACATCAACATTAAAGATTACGACATGTTGATCTTCTTTAGCCCACAAGGAATCAAGTCTCTGCAACAGAATTTTCCGGACTTCAAGCAGGATGAAACTAAGATCGGAGTTTTTGGAAACACCACTTTAGCTGCCGCTGAAGAAGCTGGATTAAAAGTAGATCTAATGGCTCCTACGAAGGAAACCCCTTCTATGACCATGGCTCTTGAAAAATATATTAAAGCTCTACACAAATAG
- a CDS encoding T9SS type A sorting domain-containing protein → MVYSNGTASGNLKIETKKSPGSQFDHPTTTVYSGNCGTLSEISCSDDFSIITLTGQTPGNTLYVSVWKYEGNIVNGKFKISAYDDSTLSTHEVADNKKKITVFPNPFSDVLIISDINDVKSISVTDISGKLIKTIEKPSSSLDMRDLEDGLYFVTLKMKDESIKTIKTIKK, encoded by the coding sequence ATGGTTTACAGCAACGGTACCGCAAGCGGAAACCTTAAGATCGAAACTAAAAAAAGCCCAGGATCCCAATTTGATCACCCCACCACTACAGTTTATAGTGGCAACTGCGGGACTTTAAGTGAAATCAGCTGCAGTGATGACTTTTCAATAATAACATTAACGGGACAGACTCCGGGAAACACATTGTATGTCAGTGTATGGAAATACGAAGGAAATATAGTAAATGGCAAGTTCAAAATTTCAGCATACGATGACAGCACCTTGTCAACTCATGAAGTAGCTGACAATAAAAAGAAGATCACAGTATTTCCTAATCCTTTTAGCGATGTACTTATCATCTCTGATATCAATGATGTGAAGTCCATATCGGTTACAGATATATCAGGAAAGCTGATCAAGACAATTGAAAAGCCCTCTTCTTCACTTGATATGAGGGATTTAGAAGATGGCCTTTATTTCGTTACTTTAAAAATGAAAGATGAGAGCATAAAAACGATTAAAACAATAAAAAAATAA
- a CDS encoding S9 family peptidase codes for MKAPQAKKIEKILETHADRRVDHYFWLNERENPEVIQYLEEENAYEEFIMKDTEELQEELFEEMKARYKKDDESLPYIFNEYWYIVRYEEGKEYPIFCRKYKSLDNEEEIILNVNILAEGEDFFEVGSVAVSPNNELTSFSSDNVGRRIYTLNFKNLKTGEILPDKILNTTGKAVWANDNQHVFYIRKDKSLRAFQVYRHKLGTDPAEDVLIFHEEDDTFDVNVFKTKSLQYIFIASSSTISDEHHFIPADNVFADWKVIQPRIDDLEYSVEHYEDEFYIITNADDATNFKIVKTKIDNCSMENWVDVIPHRAEVLLEGFEIFKDHLVLEEREKGLLQIKIIDEKTKESYYLPFSDPTYTTYIGINLEFDTEVLRYGYTSLTQPSSTYEYNMKDKTTILLKQQEVLGGKFFPENYVSERIWADSRDGETKIPISLVYHKDTKKSADTPLLLYGYGSYGHTVDASFSNVRLSILDRGFIYAIAHIRGGEYLGREWYEDGKMLFKKNTFFDFIDAGKYLIKENYTSSDHLYAMGGSAGGLLVGAVMNYEPQLFNGIVAQVPFVDVVTTMLDDTIPLTTGEYDEWGNPNDKEYYHYMKDYSPYDNVEAKDYPNILITTGFHDSQVQYWEPAKWTAKLRELKTDDNILIFKTDMSSGHGGASGRFESLKEDALEYAFLLKINKK; via the coding sequence ATGAAAGCTCCACAAGCAAAAAAAATAGAAAAAATATTAGAAACCCATGCCGACAGAAGAGTAGATCATTACTTCTGGCTTAATGAAAGGGAAAACCCGGAAGTCATTCAATATCTTGAAGAAGAAAATGCTTACGAAGAATTCATCATGAAAGACACCGAGGAGCTTCAGGAAGAACTTTTCGAAGAGATGAAAGCCCGTTATAAGAAGGATGATGAGTCTCTACCTTATATCTTTAATGAATACTGGTATATTGTACGGTATGAGGAAGGAAAAGAATATCCAATCTTCTGCAGAAAATATAAAAGCCTGGATAATGAGGAAGAAATTATACTTAACGTCAATATTTTAGCGGAAGGTGAAGATTTCTTTGAAGTAGGAAGCGTAGCAGTAAGCCCTAATAATGAACTGACTTCTTTTTCTTCAGATAATGTAGGAAGAAGGATCTATACATTAAACTTCAAAAATTTGAAGACCGGTGAAATTCTTCCGGATAAAATTCTAAATACTACAGGAAAAGCAGTTTGGGCGAATGACAATCAACATGTTTTCTATATTAGAAAAGATAAAAGTCTTCGTGCATTCCAGGTTTACAGACACAAACTGGGAACGGATCCTGCTGAAGATGTTCTTATCTTCCATGAAGAAGATGACACCTTTGATGTAAATGTGTTTAAAACAAAATCATTACAATATATCTTTATCGCAAGTTCTAGCACCATTTCCGATGAACATCATTTCATTCCTGCAGACAATGTTTTTGCAGACTGGAAAGTCATCCAGCCAAGAATAGATGATCTTGAGTATTCTGTAGAACATTATGAAGATGAATTCTACATTATCACCAATGCTGATGACGCTACGAACTTTAAAATTGTAAAAACAAAGATTGATAATTGCAGTATGGAAAACTGGGTAGATGTAATCCCTCACCGTGCTGAAGTTTTATTGGAAGGTTTTGAAATCTTTAAAGATCACCTGGTTCTGGAGGAAAGAGAAAAAGGACTGCTTCAAATCAAAATTATTGATGAAAAAACAAAGGAATCTTATTACCTACCTTTCTCTGATCCAACCTACACTACTTATATAGGAATCAATCTTGAATTCGATACGGAGGTTTTACGTTATGGCTACACGTCCCTTACGCAGCCAAGTTCTACTTACGAGTATAACATGAAGGATAAAACGACTATACTTCTGAAACAACAGGAAGTCTTGGGCGGAAAATTCTTCCCGGAAAATTATGTTTCCGAAAGAATCTGGGCAGATTCCAGAGATGGAGAAACTAAAATTCCAATTTCTCTTGTATATCATAAGGACACGAAGAAATCAGCAGATACTCCACTTTTACTCTATGGATATGGAAGCTACGGTCATACTGTGGATGCAAGCTTCTCCAATGTAAGACTTTCTATTCTTGATCGCGGTTTCATTTATGCTATCGCTCATATCCGCGGAGGTGAATATTTGGGAAGAGAATGGTATGAAGATGGAAAAATGTTATTCAAGAAAAATACTTTCTTCGATTTTATAGATGCAGGAAAATACCTTATAAAGGAAAACTACACTTCATCCGATCATTTATATGCTATGGGGGGAAGCGCCGGAGGATTATTGGTAGGTGCAGTCATGAATTATGAGCCTCAATTATTCAATGGAATAGTAGCACAGGTTCCTTTTGTAGATGTTGTGACTACAATGCTGGATGATACAATCCCTTTAACAACCGGAGAATATGACGAATGGGGAAATCCTAATGACAAAGAATACTATCATTATATGAAGGATTATTCACCTTACGATAATGTTGAGGCAAAAGATTATCCAAATATACTGATTACAACAGGATTTCATGATTCCCAGGTACAATATTGGGAGCCCGCAAAATGGACTGCAAAGCTTAGAGAATTGAAAACTGATGATAATATTCTGATCTTTAAAACAGATATGAGTTCCGGTCATGGAGGAGCAAGCGGAAGATTTGAGTCCCTGAAAGAAGACGCGCTAGAATATGCGTTCTTATTAAAGATTAACAAAAAATAG
- a CDS encoding SRPBCC family protein, which yields MESNIIFNKDFDSKSVYVMIIYNADVSKVWNYFTQSELLDQWWGPRPWKCETVHQDFKENGIWLYAMVGPNGEKSYSQSKYGEIMEHRSLDWTSAFCDENGNVNEDAPRSQWLFGFTGVEEGTKVTVNIHYQSEEVMKKMLDMGFEGGFKMGLNQLKEIIG from the coding sequence ATGGAATCTAATATCATTTTCAACAAAGATTTTGACTCGAAAAGCGTCTATGTAATGATTATTTACAACGCTGATGTTTCGAAAGTGTGGAACTATTTTACCCAATCCGAATTATTGGATCAGTGGTGGGGGCCTAGACCCTGGAAATGCGAAACTGTGCATCAGGATTTCAAAGAAAACGGGATCTGGCTCTATGCTATGGTAGGTCCAAATGGAGAAAAATCCTATTCCCAATCGAAATATGGAGAGATCATGGAACATAGGAGTCTTGACTGGACGAGTGCTTTCTGTGATGAAAACGGAAATGTAAATGAGGATGCTCCAAGATCCCAATGGTTATTTGGTTTTACAGGAGTAGAAGAAGGAACAAAAGTGACTGTTAATATCCATTATCAATCTGAAGAAGTAATGAAGAAAATGTTGGATATGGGATTTGAAGGTGGATTTAAAATGGGACTTAACCAGCTTAAAGAAATCATTGGGTGA
- a CDS encoding sensor histidine kinase: MNNKFIPIISVFMTISLIVFVTLQFYWLKGYYGVLEQDFSNKVYSVLESTSKTIEEIEADKYLTKDNRNTILANSKNPSLTTIQQVEDSGTQRQIIYSKNIISNAQLPISKKGDSVKLTTLYTDEAAYKIKRDTTNREILTSDINQDIETGDYAVKEFVKVYGNNLPIAQRVSPATLDSVITKELKIRGITAKFGYGIVDKDNKLTSIANKAYKEKKDSNTYSYPLFTDKKYNTLYNLALVFPKKEYSLAMNNWPMLLGTFLSLLTILGIYIISINYMMRQKKLAEVKTDFINNMSHEFKTPLATISVATDSLANDKIATNPDKVKYYSELIKQENLRMKKQVENILNMSKLERNEVELFLKETNVRELIKKTTESFNLIVKQRNGTLTQQFNATHYNFKIDEFHISNMLVNLLDNANKYSPEAPEIHVETRNEGHWYVIEISDKGMGMETQNKTKIFEKFFREETGNIHNVKGQGLGLSYVKKIVELHKGEIIVDSNKGDGSTFTIKLPMG; this comes from the coding sequence ATGAATAATAAATTCATCCCAATAATTTCGGTGTTTATGACGATCTCACTGATTGTCTTTGTTACGCTCCAATTTTATTGGTTGAAAGGCTATTATGGGGTACTGGAACAGGATTTTTCAAATAAAGTTTACTCGGTTTTGGAAAGTACATCAAAAACAATTGAAGAAATTGAAGCTGATAAATATCTGACCAAGGATAACAGAAATACCATTCTTGCCAACAGCAAAAATCCTTCACTTACTACCATTCAACAGGTAGAAGATTCCGGAACTCAAAGACAGATCATCTATTCTAAGAATATTATTTCCAATGCACAGCTTCCTATTTCTAAAAAAGGAGATTCTGTAAAGCTAACGACTTTATACACTGATGAAGCTGCTTACAAAATAAAAAGAGACACTACAAACCGCGAAATACTTACCTCGGACATCAATCAGGATATTGAAACCGGGGATTACGCCGTAAAAGAGTTTGTAAAGGTATATGGAAACAATTTACCTATTGCCCAAAGGGTAAGTCCTGCCACGCTTGATTCGGTAATCACGAAAGAATTAAAAATCAGAGGAATTACCGCAAAATTCGGGTATGGAATTGTAGACAAAGACAATAAACTTACCAGCATTGCCAACAAAGCCTATAAAGAGAAAAAAGACAGCAACACGTATAGTTATCCTCTTTTCACGGATAAAAAATATAATACCTTATATAATCTTGCCTTAGTTTTCCCTAAAAAAGAATATTCTTTGGCGATGAACAACTGGCCGATGCTCTTGGGAACTTTCCTTTCATTGCTTACCATTCTTGGGATTTATATTATTTCCATCAATTATATGATGAGGCAGAAAAAACTTGCTGAAGTAAAAACAGACTTTATCAACAACATGTCTCATGAATTTAAAACGCCATTGGCAACTATTTCTGTGGCAACAGATTCATTAGCGAATGATAAGATTGCTACCAACCCGGATAAAGTAAAATATTATTCAGAGTTGATTAAGCAGGAAAACCTGAGGATGAAAAAACAGGTGGAAAATATTCTGAACATGTCTAAGCTTGAGAGAAATGAAGTAGAATTATTCCTGAAAGAAACCAACGTAAGGGAATTGATTAAAAAGACGACAGAATCCTTTAATCTGATTGTAAAACAAAGAAATGGTACTCTGACTCAGCAGTTCAATGCTACTCATTATAATTTTAAGATTGATGAGTTTCATATATCGAATATGCTGGTGAACTTATTGGATAATGCCAATAAATATTCTCCGGAAGCGCCTGAAATTCATGTGGAGACCAGAAATGAAGGTCATTGGTATGTTATTGAAATTTCAGATAAGGGAATGGGAATGGAAACCCAGAATAAAACAAAGATCTTCGAGAAATTCTTCAGAGAAGAAACCGGAAATATTCACAATGTAAAAGGACAAGGGCTAGGGCTTTCCTATGTTAAGAAGATTGTAGAACTTCATAAAGGGGAGATTATTGTAGACTCCAATAAAGGGGATGGAAGTACCTTTACAATAAAATTACCAATGGGGTAA
- a CDS encoding TonB-dependent receptor domain-containing protein — MKLYISRFILGALFLFTQFISAQNLQKNQFKVKGNCEMCKTRIEGAAKKAGAKTAVYSIDLQTLTIETDKVSTDDILKKVAEAGHDNEKFKASDDVYKSLPGCCLYDRDLQSLQAEAHHEHHTNTTGTAKKENEFYVRGNCVSCKTRIEKAAKDAGANSAEWSPEKQTVILNFDATKTSSDKILKAIADVGHDNEKYKASDDVYKGLPGCCLYDRDFTFGEPNPTAHYEEETKHEDHKGHTAQANNESHSKQEKSIDGVVVTGSKSATSLSKKEAGLVFNIDKKELLKAACCNLSESFETNATVDVSFSNAVTGTKQLKMLGLDQKYTSLTKEQLPEIRGLASAYGLNFIPGRWIESIQLTKGGSTVTNGYESITGQINTELLKNAKTPETSLNLFSDFNGRAEVNITSVAPINDKWSQTFLLHGNGTFGNTDMNHDGFLDRPKGTQINAAYLLNYNDLEKSGLGSHFGINFIRDERTAGQIGFDKKLAQDKQPAYGVGIDISRFQVWNKTGYVFKGKPYQSIGWMNQYVYHQQDSFFGLRNYAGKQHTYYSNLIFESILGNTNHKYKAGASFLYDGYEETYLTDDIKRNEIVPGIFAEYTLTGLKYTLVAGTRVDFHNLAGTQFTPRVNFKYDFTPQTILRLSAGRGFRTANVFAESQQYFASNRAINILPNGGNIYGLKPEIAWNYGASLQQEFKLFGRKSTIIADFFRTDFQNQVLVDLDRSPQQLTFYNLEGKSFANSFQTQWDFTPFKNFDVRLAYKYYDVQADYMGGRREVPFMAKHRGFINLAYATNKNDKGGFWSFDTTLNWVGKQRLPNMEGNPAEFQLPTYSNSYAVLNAQISKNFNKKLRAYVGGENLTSYYQKNAIIDFKNPFGNYFDGGMVYAPIMKANFYVGLDVTF, encoded by the coding sequence ATGAAATTATATATTTCCAGGTTTATACTTGGTGCATTATTCTTATTTACACAATTTATATCGGCTCAAAATCTTCAGAAAAACCAGTTCAAAGTAAAAGGGAACTGTGAAATGTGCAAAACAAGAATTGAAGGAGCGGCTAAAAAAGCAGGTGCGAAAACTGCTGTTTATTCTATTGATCTTCAAACGTTAACTATAGAAACGGATAAGGTTTCTACAGATGACATTCTTAAAAAAGTAGCAGAAGCAGGTCATGACAATGAAAAATTCAAAGCTTCGGATGATGTTTACAAGAGTCTTCCGGGATGTTGCTTATATGATAGAGATCTACAATCTTTACAAGCAGAAGCCCATCATGAGCATCATACCAATACTACGGGTACGGCTAAGAAGGAAAATGAATTCTATGTAAGAGGAAACTGTGTTTCATGCAAAACCAGAATTGAAAAGGCAGCCAAAGATGCAGGAGCTAATTCAGCGGAATGGAGTCCAGAAAAACAAACCGTAATTCTAAATTTTGATGCAACAAAAACCTCATCAGATAAGATCTTAAAGGCTATTGCCGATGTAGGGCATGATAACGAAAAATATAAGGCTTCAGATGATGTTTACAAAGGACTTCCGGGATGTTGCCTCTACGATAGAGATTTTACCTTTGGAGAACCTAATCCAACCGCTCATTATGAAGAGGAAACAAAACATGAAGACCATAAAGGTCATACGGCTCAAGCCAACAATGAATCTCACAGCAAGCAAGAGAAAAGCATTGACGGGGTTGTAGTAACAGGCTCTAAATCAGCCACTTCTTTAAGTAAGAAAGAAGCAGGGTTAGTTTTTAATATTGACAAAAAAGAGCTCTTAAAAGCAGCATGTTGTAATTTATCTGAAAGTTTTGAAACGAATGCAACGGTAGATGTATCGTTCAGCAATGCAGTGACGGGTACCAAACAGCTGAAAATGCTCGGCTTGGATCAAAAATATACTAGTTTAACTAAAGAACAGTTACCTGAAATCAGAGGATTGGCTTCGGCTTATGGGTTAAATTTTATTCCGGGAAGATGGATCGAAAGTATTCAGCTGACTAAGGGAGGAAGTACGGTAACCAATGGGTATGAGAGTATTACCGGACAGATCAACACTGAATTATTGAAAAACGCGAAAACGCCTGAAACTTCCCTGAATCTTTTTTCTGATTTTAATGGAAGAGCTGAAGTGAATATCACCAGTGTAGCGCCTATCAATGACAAATGGTCTCAAACTTTTCTTCTTCACGGAAACGGAACTTTTGGGAATACAGATATGAATCATGACGGTTTTCTTGACAGGCCAAAAGGAACGCAAATCAATGCGGCTTATCTTCTTAATTACAATGATTTGGAAAAGTCAGGTCTTGGGTCGCATTTCGGTATTAACTTTATCAGAGATGAAAGAACGGCAGGGCAGATTGGCTTTGATAAAAAATTAGCTCAGGATAAACAACCTGCTTATGGGGTGGGAATAGATATTTCAAGATTCCAGGTGTGGAATAAAACAGGATATGTTTTTAAAGGAAAACCTTACCAAAGTATCGGATGGATGAACCAATATGTTTACCACCAACAAGATAGCTTCTTTGGACTGAGAAATTATGCCGGAAAGCAGCATACCTATTATTCAAATCTAATTTTTGAAAGTATCCTTGGAAATACCAACCATAAGTATAAAGCAGGAGCTAGCTTCTTGTATGATGGATATGAGGAAACTTATCTGACAGATGATATTAAGAGAAACGAAATCGTTCCGGGAATCTTTGCTGAATATACTTTAACAGGATTAAAATATACTTTAGTAGCAGGAACCAGAGTGGATTTCCATAATCTGGCAGGAACTCAGTTTACTCCAAGAGTAAATTTTAAATACGATTTTACTCCACAAACTATTTTAAGACTTTCTGCAGGAAGAGGATTTAGAACAGCAAATGTTTTTGCGGAAAGCCAACAATATTTTGCTTCCAACAGAGCGATCAATATTTTACCGAATGGAGGAAACATTTATGGTTTAAAGCCTGAAATTGCGTGGAATTATGGAGCTAGTTTACAGCAGGAATTTAAACTTTTTGGAAGAAAGTCTACGATCATTGCTGACTTCTTCAGAACAGACTTCCAGAATCAGGTATTGGTAGATTTAGATAGATCTCCACAGCAACTTACATTTTATAACCTGGAAGGGAAATCATTTGCTAACTCTTTCCAAACGCAGTGGGATTTTACCCCATTCAAAAACTTTGATGTAAGATTAGCTTATAAATACTACGATGTACAGGCTGATTATATGGGGGGAAGAAGAGAAGTTCCTTTTATGGCAAAACACAGAGGATTTATCAATCTTGCTTACGCTACGAATAAGAACGATAAAGGTGGATTCTGGAGCTTTGATACTACTTTAAACTGGGTAGGAAAGCAAAGACTTCCGAATATGGAAGGTAATCCGGCAGAGTTTCAATTACCGACTTATTCCAATTCTTATGCTGTACTGAATGCACAGATCTCAAAGAACTTCAACAAGAAGCTTAGAGCTTATGTGGGGGGAGAAAATCTTACTTCATATTATCAGAAAAATGCAATCATCGATTTTAAAAATCCTTTCGGAAACTACTTTGATGGCGGAATGGTATATGCTCCGATTATGAAAGCGAATTTCTATGTGGGATTGGATGTGACGTTTTAG
- a CDS encoding phosphoheptose isomerase, which produces MSAEKREIFESVEKMLQTQGFTIAAKDETRPWGGFFVIDETQAQDFANQYFDGIDVESLKIGGKLSPKILIVAPEARLSWQYHHRRAEIWQVVEGIVGIKRSMTDEEGEIGEYHPKDQVKLQQGERHRLIGLSGWGIVAEIWQHTDASNPSDEDDIVRVQDDFGR; this is translated from the coding sequence ATGAGTGCAGAGAAAAGAGAAATATTTGAGAGCGTTGAAAAAATGCTGCAGACCCAGGGTTTTACGATTGCAGCAAAAGATGAAACCAGACCATGGGGAGGTTTTTTTGTGATTGATGAAACACAAGCGCAGGATTTCGCTAATCAATACTTTGATGGAATTGATGTAGAAAGCCTAAAAATAGGAGGCAAACTAAGTCCAAAGATTCTTATTGTAGCTCCTGAAGCACGATTAAGCTGGCAATATCACCACAGAAGAGCTGAAATCTGGCAGGTAGTAGAAGGAATCGTAGGAATCAAAAGAAGCATGACGGATGAAGAAGGTGAAATTGGAGAATACCATCCAAAAGATCAGGTAAAACTTCAGCAAGGAGAAAGACACCGATTAATTGGTCTTTCAGGCTGGGGAATAGTAGCCGAAATCTGGCAGCATACCGACGCCTCCAATCCTTCAGACGAAGATGATATCGTAAGAGTACAGGATGACTTTGGAAGATAA